TGGATTTTCCAATTCCCCAAATTTCGATGTAATCAAGCCAAGCACAATCTGCAAGTCAGACCGTTTCACGAAACGAAGTGGTTCAAAGCCGCCAGCTCGGTCGCTGTCATATTCCAGGAAAAACCCATCGATTGCAAGACCATCAAATAACGTTTCCGCCACCGGTTCATAACCGCCGGAGGAAATCCATGTCGAGCGGAAATTGCCCCGGCAAATGTGCATGGTGATTCTCAGATCATCCGGGCGGTCCGCAATCGCTTGATTAATTGTTTTCGCATACAAAGCACTCAGTTCATCAGGGTCGAATCCCCGGGCCCGAATTTGCTCTTTCTGTTCTTCTGAGCAAAGATACGCCCACGACGTATCATCCAGCTGAAGATATCGGCAACCGGCATCATAGAAAGCTTGAATCGCCTTTTTATATGTATGGGCCAAATCATGAAAAAACTCGTCTTTATCCCTGTATGCACTCGTTTCGATTTCCCCTCTGAAATGCAGCATACTTGGGCTTGGGATCGTCATTTTAGCCGTATGCGATCCGGCGATGCTGTGCAGAAACTTGTAATCCTCCAGCATCGGATGATTCGTGAAATCCAGTTTGCCTACTACCTTGACGGCGTGAGACTTGGTTTGCGTTTGATGGAATTGGATGCCGCTTTCTTTTTCGTAACCTTCCACGCCATCAAGGTTTTCAAGAAAATCAAAATGCCACCATGCCCGTCGAAATTCTCCGTCTGTCACGGCCTGCAGCCCAATCTCTTTTTGCTTTTCCACAATGCGACTGATCTCTTCGTTTTCGATCAATCGTAATTGTTCCGCCGAAATATCGCCTGCCGTTTTTTGCAACCGCGCCTTTTTAATCCGTTCCGATCTTAATAAGCTGCCTACTTGATCCGCTCGAAACGGTGGTTCGTTACGATGCAGCAATTGATTGGAATTTTGCACCAACATACATTCCTTCTTTCTATGAGATACGCAATAGATATGTAAAAACGTAACAAGTAAAAACAACCTCCTTCCGCTTGGAAAACAGCAAAGAGGTTGTTTTAACTTTACTTCTATTCTATTCTAATGTTCTTTGTTTCTTCAACCATTTTACTGCTGCACATCGGACACTTCGGCTCGTCAACCAATACAAACTCTTTCCTTGACCAACAATTGCAGGAAGTACATTGCCAAATAACTGTATCCTGATAGACGTATTCACTGACGGGACGTTTTGTATTATAAGCCATTGGAATCCTCCTATTCGCAAGGTCTTCAGTTCATGACATTGCATATGCTCAAAACAAAAAATTCACAAATAAAGAGCAACGATCAAGTTGAATCGATAGCTCTTTATACACTGGGAATTGCTGAATTTCATCTATACTGAAAGATTAATTATATCATAAATCATAATCAATAACCACATTTATGCCCATAACTAAACACATTTTAGTGCAGACACGTTTTCGGCTAAATACCTGTCCATTGTTTTTACCGATCTCATGTATGGCATATTCAAGATCGCATTGTGTCCGATCCCGTAAATATTGCTTGGCACCGTTTCTCGCTAAGTTTCATTTCTCTTGCTATAAGTCGTGCATACTTTGCTACATTTTCAGAATGACAAGCAGTCCCCCCCTTTTCCCCCCTTTAGATTACGACGAAACCGTTTGTAGGTAAATAGTGAATTATGTCGAATTTTGTTTTGGAAATATATTTATAAATTGTCCAAAAATATCAAAAATTATTACCGATAATTACTACTCAAACATGTCACAAATTATTTTTCGTATAATTCTAAAGGCAATCCGTCTGGGTCGCAAAAAAAGGTGAATTTCTTAAATGAAACCATTGAACATTTGCAAAATTCTTAATAATCATCCTCTAATTACTCTAAAATGGCTGACAACAGGAATACATAACTTTTTTGGTGTTTTTTTCGGATTGAAACACCGAAAAACAAGGAATAAACTGGCTACATCTGACTGACAAAATTGAGGTGAGTTGTTTTGCTCCTGAACTATGTAGGCATGTTGTTCTGTATCGTCGTTTGGGGTAGTAACTTTGTTGCAAGCAGTTGGCTTGTACAGCAATTTAGTCCACTTGCGCTGGCAGCGATTCGTTTATCGTTAACTTCGGTTTTTTTAGTAATCTCCGCATTGCTTATGCATAAATTTTCCGTTCTCTCAAAAAAACACCTTGTTTATTTGCTTCTTTCCGGATTTTTTGGAACGCTAATCAATCAGGTTTGTTTTTTTAAAGCCGTAACATATACATCTCCTACAGAATCGGCCTTGATTATGTCGTTAACACCTATTGCAACGTGTGCTTTTGCTTATTTTATTTTAAAAGAACAAATTACGCCACGCATGGTTATTGGCTCAATGATTGCCATAATGGGCGTATATGTCCTGATTGCACGCGGCACGGGACTCATCCATCCGAGTCTTGGCGACGCCTATGCTTTTGGCGCCATGTTGAGTTTTTCATTCAATCAGGTAATTATCCGAAAACTCACACTATATCTTGATACATTTATTGTTACCGTTTATTGTACGATACTTGGAACAGGGATGTTTATTCCACTGGCCATGATGACAACACCTTCTCCTTCGATCGGCCACACATTTATGGACTGGTTGATCCTGATATTGTCCGGCATTATGTCTCAAGGTGTCTGTGGATTGATATGGAATCGCAATATGGCTCAGGTAGGGGCTTCGAAAGCATCGATACTTACTGATCTGCAACCGTTCGTTGCAATGGTGACAGGATATGTATTTTTAGGTTTGCCAATTACTTTCATTCAACTTTTGGGCGGCTGTTTAATCATTCTAGGCGTTATTTTTTCCACTGTTCGGTTCAGGATAAGAAAAAAGAATCATACCGCATCGATTGGAATTTGAACAGTAACCGCAAACCGTTCCGGCATCCTTGTTGCAGCGCAAAGATCAATTTTAACGTGCAAAAGATAATGCTTTAAAAATAATCTCTGATTGTTATTATTTTTATTTTTTGGATTGATACCGGGCCACCTTCGTCCGATTTCCGCAAATCTTCATCGAACACCACTTCCGTCGTCCGCTGAAATCCATAAACATCAACACACAATCAGGGTTTGCACATCGATGAAGAGTGAGAAGATCACCAGTTGCAAGGAGACGAAGAGCATCGAAAGCGACCAAAGAGATCAGGGAATCTGCAGGACTGCCCATTGGAACAGGTATTAGGGCTTCGTCCCTTACTTTATAAGAAAATGGCGCCCTTTCAACCAACTCTTCCAAATGCACTCGCAAGCGATCCGTCGCTATATATCCGTCTGCGATCTTTTCGAATTCCTTTCGCAAAAAATCCCGCATTTTGCGTAAAGCATACAACGCTTCTGGCGAGTCATATCCTTCTTGAAAAATGTCCGGAAAGAGGCTTCCAGCCTGTTCCATCGCTTCGATCCAATGAGTAAGATCCTCCGAATTTACCAGCAAATCATGGCGAACACCCCGCCGTACAACTTCTGTATTGATAAGATCCAAGGACAGATGCCCAGATACAAGCGGAAAAGCATCATGTACTGCCATTTTTTATTCCTCCTGACACGAAACGAGCAATCAAACATAAACTAACCATATCATAACCTATTGACAGGTTAAGCAAAACTCATTTATTATACTAACCATAATTACATATAAATATGGTTACTTATGATGAAAAGGAGGGTTTTTCATGTCAAACACACGTAATCAAGGGTTTCGATTGGGGATTTATATATTCAAAGATGCAGAAATTATAGACTTTTCTGCGCCTTATGGAGTGTTTTCCGTAGCAAGGCGTTTCGATCCCGAACTTGATGTTTTCTTCATCGCAGATTCCATGCGTCCTGTTCAAACACAGGCGGGATTCACTGTGCTGCCAAATTACAGCTTCAGTGATCAGCCAAGCATGAATGCTTTTTTAATACCTGGTGGATTCGGTACACGACAAGAAATGCACAATACCCGCCTGCATGATTACATCCGAAATCTGCCAGAGAATTGCTTATTGACGAGCGTTTGCACCGGTTCCTGGATTTATGGCAAGATGGGATTGCTTGATGGAATAGCGGCAACAAACCGCAAAGAACCGGATCGGCAAGAGGCTTCGAGTCATGGAAAAGTGCCCATTGATCGTTTGGCGGAAATTGCACCAGCCTGTAAAATCGACCGCTCCCGAGTCGTCGACAGCGGCCGCATTGTGACTGCCGGCGGCATCAGTTCAGGAATGGAAATGGGATTTCATTTGCTAAGACGGGCCGGTTACGATGATGTCTTTCTTTCCGAAGTTGCAAGAGTCATGGAATATAGCAAAGCATACGACATTTACAAAGGTGATGTTCTGACTTCTACTCCCCAATAATGTTTCGTATTGTAAAATCAGCTTGCCAATACAAAAAAACGTTTGGAAAGAACGAGAGAGTCATGACTAGTTCTAACGGACTAACTGAAAATTACCCGTAATGCTCATTCAATTCCTGCCGATATCCCCGATACTAAAAGTGCGTGTTCAAAAAGTGGTTAAGTAAGACACAAGGAGTGCGAAGCCGAAGCACGAAAAGGCGACGGAGTGTACGTGTCTGGTACATGAGTAAGCCTTTTGGGGATTCGAAAGCAATCCGCCGTGGAGTTTTGACTACTTTTTGAACATCCTCTAAAAGTAGGAAGTGGAACAGCAATCTATTTTTATCAAGGGGCTGACGACATGATATTTCTACCTGTAGTTTTGGCAGTGGGGATTATCATCGGGATTGTTGTTGGAGTATTATTGGGAATCGGTGTAGGTTGGATCGCAGGAACGGTTCTCACTCTTATTTCCAATGAAGCAAGAATCGATTTGGGGATAGCTGTACTGGTTTTCATTGCTCTCTCCTACCTTGCTTATAGAGTCTTGCAGACACCAAAAACACATACTATAAAATAGCTCAATTGGAACTTGCAATATCTATGCTTTTCTGTGCATTTTGTGCATTGGGAATTCATTCTTTGATAATGCTGCTTTTGCAGCATTTTTTGTTGCTGTGCGGATAGATCCCA
Above is a window of Fodinisporobacter ferrooxydans DNA encoding:
- a CDS encoding 5-methyltetrahydropteroyltriglutamate--homocysteine S-methyltransferase: MLVQNSNQLLHRNEPPFRADQVGSLLRSERIKKARLQKTAGDISAEQLRLIENEEISRIVEKQKEIGLQAVTDGEFRRAWWHFDFLENLDGVEGYEKESGIQFHQTQTKSHAVKVVGKLDFTNHPMLEDYKFLHSIAGSHTAKMTIPSPSMLHFRGEIETSAYRDKDEFFHDLAHTYKKAIQAFYDAGCRYLQLDDTSWAYLCSEEQKEQIRARGFDPDELSALYAKTINQAIADRPDDLRITMHICRGNFRSTWISSGGYEPVAETLFDGLAIDGFFLEYDSDRAGGFEPLRFVKRSDLQIVLGLITSKFGELENPEDIKRRIDEASRFVDLNQLCLSPQCGFASTEEGNLLTEEQQWAKLRHVVEIAQAVWK
- a CDS encoding cold-inducible protein YdjO-related protein, which encodes MAYNTKRPVSEYVYQDTVIWQCTSCNCWSRKEFVLVDEPKCPMCSSKMVEETKNIRIE
- a CDS encoding DMT family transporter, translating into MLLNYVGMLFCIVVWGSNFVASSWLVQQFSPLALAAIRLSLTSVFLVISALLMHKFSVLSKKHLVYLLLSGFFGTLINQVCFFKAVTYTSPTESALIMSLTPIATCAFAYFILKEQITPRMVIGSMIAIMGVYVLIARGTGLIHPSLGDAYAFGAMLSFSFNQVIIRKLTLYLDTFIVTVYCTILGTGMFIPLAMMTTPSPSIGHTFMDWLILILSGIMSQGVCGLIWNRNMAQVGASKASILTDLQPFVAMVTGYVFLGLPITFIQLLGGCLIILGVIFSTVRFRIRKKNHTASIGI
- a CDS encoding CGNR zinc finger domain-containing protein, with product MAVHDAFPLVSGHLSLDLINTEVVRRGVRHDLLVNSEDLTHWIEAMEQAGSLFPDIFQEGYDSPEALYALRKMRDFLRKEFEKIADGYIATDRLRVHLEELVERAPFSYKVRDEALIPVPMGSPADSLISLVAFDALRLLATGDLLTLHRCANPDCVLMFMDFSGRRKWCSMKICGNRTKVARYQSKK
- a CDS encoding DJ-1/PfpI family protein; this translates as MSNTRNQGFRLGIYIFKDAEIIDFSAPYGVFSVARRFDPELDVFFIADSMRPVQTQAGFTVLPNYSFSDQPSMNAFLIPGGFGTRQEMHNTRLHDYIRNLPENCLLTSVCTGSWIYGKMGLLDGIAATNRKEPDRQEASSHGKVPIDRLAEIAPACKIDRSRVVDSGRIVTAGGISSGMEMGFHLLRRAGYDDVFLSEVARVMEYSKAYDIYKGDVLTSTPQ